One Candidatus Nitrososphaera evergladensis SR1 genomic window, TGCTGGCAAGCTCTTGGATCAGTTCGTAGTCGAGGCAATAAACTCGGGTGCCGGCACAGCCTTTAACATGAACTCAAACGAGGTGATTGCAAACAGGGCGCTTGAAATCCTGGGCAAGAAAAAGGGCGAGTACGAAACCGTCAGCCCAAACGACCACGTCAACATGTCACAATCTTCAAACGACACCTTTCCCACGGCGATGCACGTGGCAATCCTGCTCAACATGGAAGAGGCAGACAGGTCGCTTTCCATCCTGATAAACTCGCTTCGAAAAAAAGCCAGAGAGTTTGAAGACGCCATCAAGATCGGAAGGACGCACCTGATGGACGCAATCCCTGTCACGTTGGGCGCCGAGTTTGAAGAGTACGCCTACTCGCTTGCAAGGGCGCAAAAGAGGATGCGCGAGTCAATGGACGGCTTGCGCGAGGTGGGCCTTGGGGGCACTGCCGTCGGCACGGGCGCAAACACGCCCAAGGGCTACCGCGAGCTTGCCATAAAGCACCTGTCTGAAGTATCGAAACTAAAGCTGAAACCGTCTGACAACATGTTTTATTCCTTGCAGAGCAAGTTCGATGTCGCAAACGCATCGTCGGCTCTGCGCAACGTCGCAATAGAACTTACAAAAATGGCAAACGACATACGCTTGATGGCCTGCGGCCCCGTCGCCGGCCTTGCAGAAGTCCTGATACCTGCGGTGCACGCAGGCTCGTCGATAATGCCGGGCAAGGTCAACCCGTCGCTTGCAGAGTGCCTGAACATGGTATGCTTCAACATAATAGGAAACGACGTCTCTGTCGGTATGGCGGCGCAGGCGGGCCAGTTCGAGCTGAACGTCATGCTCCCCGGCATGCTAAAGAGCATGCTCGACTCGACTGACATGCTAAAGAATTTCCTGCCGATATTTGCAGAAAACATGATAGACGGGATAAAGGCCAACAGGGAAAAGCTGGAATCGTACATCGAGAAAAGCCCCGTGCTTGTAACTCTTTTGAACCCGTACATAGGCTACCTAAAGGCCGCTGAAATCTACAAGGAGGCGCTGAAGACGAACAAGAGCATACGGGAGCTCGTCCTTGAAAAGAAGCTGATGACAAAGGCAGACCTTGACAAGGCGCTGTCAAAAGAAAGCATCCTTGGAGCAGGCTAGCTCTTTATTTCATATTCTCTTCTGGCTGCTGGCCGTAGCAACCTTTCTTCTTTTTTGCAACTCCAATACTGCAGTCGCTATCAACGCTATTTGCAGTATGTATCCGCCCGTTATGAGCACTATTGCGTTTAATGGCTTTGAAAACGTCGTCATTATCTCTACGTGCGGAGGCGCAAGCGAGTTTCCGACCATCACGATTACTGCAAGCGGGATGCACGCGTACAGCTGCTTTTTGTAGCCGGCAAAGGTCAGCACCGCAAGGGCGATAAACACGCATTCAAGCGCAATCGCCCTGTCAAGGAATGCGGGATTGCCTGAAGGGATTGCAATCGCGCCGGTGACTGCTATTGCCGCAAGGACTATTGCGACCGCGCTGACACGCATATACAGGTGAAAGGATGTGCGTCCTAGCAATTAAAGCGTTTCAGGTATTCCAAAAGCGCAACTGCGTTGTTGTGCTCTGCATCTTTTGCCGCAAACAGCAGGGTCACGAGCCCCTGCTTTTCTTTTTCAAGGATTGCCTTGACAAGCTCTTGCCTTTCGTCAAGCTCTTTGAAGTAGCGTTCCTTAAAGCCGTCCCACTTTTTAGGATCATGGGAGAACCACCTGCGCAACGCGTCGGACGGGGCAATGTCCCTCAGCCAGAGATCCACGCTGCTTTTGTTGACGCCTCTTGGCCACAATCTGTCTACCAACACGCGATAGCTTTTGTCATTTTCAAAGGAGTAGATCCTTGCCACTCTGATCAAAGTATATGCATATGATTGCACGAAATTGCAAGATAAACTGTACGTCTATGTGTGTGTGCGTTTAGTTTAATACCAATCGCATCGTACAACTGGCGTATGAAGGCTGCACGCATAATCAAGACAAAGGAACCTTTGAAAGTAGAAGATATTGCTACACCAAAGCCAAGCGGCGAGCAGGTCCTTGTGAAGGTGGACAGCGCAGGGGTCTGCCACAGCGACCTGCACCTGTGGGAAGGAGGCTACGCCGGCCCGCAGGGCGTTTTCATGAAGGTTGAAGACCGCGGAGTAAAGTTCCCGCTGACGCCGGGCCACGAGGTCGCCGGCTCGATAGTAGAGATGGGCGACAAGGTCACCGGCTATGCCAAGGGCGAAAAGGTGCTGGTCTACCCGTGGATAGGCGACGGGGTGTGCCCTGCGTGCAAGGCCGGAGAGGAAAACCTCTGCGATGCGCCAAGGTCGCTTGGCGTCTACCAGGACGGAGGCTATGGCGAGTACGCGCTTGTTCCAAGTTACAAGTACCTTGTAAAACTGGGCAACTATGACACTGCCGCAGCCGCGTCGCTTGCGTGCTCCGGCCTCACCGCGTTTACCGCCGTGAAAAAGGCGGCAGTAAAGGACGGCGAGACGCTTGTGATAGTCGGCGCAGGGGGCCTTGGGCTCATGGCGGTGCAGATAGCCAAGGCGATAACTGGCGCCAAGATAGCCGTGGTTGATATCGACGACAAAAAGCTGGACGAGGCGAAAAAGCTTGGAGCCGACATCGCCGTGAATTCGGGCAAGGGCGACCCCGTGCAGGGCGTCAAGGATGCCACAAAGGGCCTCGGCGCAGAAGCAGTCATCGACTTTGTCAACAACGCCAAGACGGCGCCAAACTCGTTTAACATGCTGAGAAAGCGCGGCAAGCTCGTGATGGTCGGGCTTTTTGGAGGCTCGATGGAACTCAACCTGCCTCTTATACCACTGAGGGCGTTTACCCTTACGGGCGCCTACACCGGCAAGTACGCCGATCTGGTGGAGCTGGTAGAGATTGCTAAGAAGGGCAAGATCCAGTCGGTGGTGTCACGCCGGTTCAAGCTCGACGAGGTAAACACCGCGCTTGAAGAGCTAAAGGCCGGCAAGATACTTGGCAGGGCAGTAATCAATCCCTAGCCGGCCCGCTCCCTTCTTTTCTCTTTTTGAATGGAACGAAAATGGTTCTGCTACCTTACTTGCGGTTATATACATATGCCGCACATCTCTCTATATTGTTGCGAATTTTTACCTGACCCGATAATAATAGCTTGCAGTAGTGGCCTTGACCATGCTTGTATTGTGTCATATGTTGTATGGCTTGAGAAAATCATGCAAGAGCTCGCAAACCACTGCAGGTTTCTCAGCAAAAGGCGCGTGCCCGGCGTCTTTAACTATTACAGCAAGCGAATTTCTTGTGCCCTCTTTGAAAATTTGACAGTATTTTGGTGGGATCAGCCTGTCCTCGCTTCCCCAGACAATCAGCGTCGGGACATTCTTTTGATCGATTAGCTTTAGCCTTTTAATTCCTATTTGTGTGCTTGTGCTGTTGTTGTAAGCTGACTTGAAAGCAAGCTGCGCGTTTGGCTGTTGTATTCTGTAGATAAAGCCATCAACCAGCACATCAGGGATTCTTGCCGGGTCTGCCACCAGCTGCTCAAACACCTTCCTGACAGACTGCCTTGAAGGGCTCATTGCAGCGTCCAGATACTCCCTGAGCAGAGGCGTTGGACCCTGCAACATGCCCGAAGAGTCTATCAAAACTAATTTGTCAACTAGGTCTCTGTGCCCTATTGCAAGCTGCGCCGCTATGTAGCCTCCCAGTGAATGGCCTACAATACTGGTTTTTCCATCGTCTATGCCAATTTTGTGCATGAATTCTGCTATGGCTTGTGCGAAATTCTCAACCGTGTAATAATCCGTGTCCAGGGGCCTGTCGCTGCCGCCGAATCCCGGCAGGTCTATGGCAACTGCATGGAAACCCAAGAGCGACATTGCATCAGGAATGTCAAGCCACCTATCTGCCGATGACCCAAGACCGTGGATGAACAGCACGTGCCGAGGAGGTTGTTTTCCGCTTTTGGGTCGCCCAGCAGAAGAAGAAGGAGGAGTGGAATTGGCGTTCTTGCTGTTTTTGGCCCAATCATAAGGAAAAGAAATGGGAGACGCAGCCTCCTCCTTCTCTATGCTTGCCTCCAGATATCTCACCTTTACGTGGTGGCCTATGCTCGCATAGGATTCCTTCTTCATCTTTATTACGCGTCTCTGCTTCTGAAAGGTACGTTTACGTTTATTATCTCTGTTTTTTCAGCAGGCAGATACACAGGGAGCATTGAATCTTGTCTATTCTACCAAGAGCTTGCTCTGAATGTCCTTTACTACTACCGACTTGATGTTGACAAACTCTTTGATGCCAAACTCTGACAGCTCGCGGCCGATGCCGGACTTTTTTACCCCGCCAAAGGGCAGGCGCGGATCAGACCTGACCATCTCATTAACCGACACGATGCCGGATTCTATCTGCCTTGCAAGTTTCACCCCGCGCTCGATGTTGTTGGTCCAGATGCTTGCGCCAAGGCCAAACTCCGAGTTGTTGGCCTCGCGGACTGCCTGCTCCTCGTCTTCCACCACTATTATGGGCGCGGCAGGGCCAAACACTTCCTCTCTTAGTACGTTCATCTCATGATCGACGTTAGAGATTATGGTAGGCTCGTAAAAGTAGCCTTCTCCAGCAACGGGCCTGCCGCCGACAAGCACCTTGCCTCCCTTTGTCTTGGCGTCGTCTACCTGCCTTGCAAGCGCCTGCCTCTGGCTGTCGCGCACAAGCGGGCCGATGGTCGTCTTGGGGTCAAGCGGGTCGCCAAGCACCTCTGCCTGCGTGTCTTCGACAAACAGTTTTGTGAATTTCTCTGCGATGCTTTTTACGACTATGAACCTCTTGGCAGATATGCAGCTCTGGCCCGTGTTCAAAAGACGCGACTGCGTGGCCATGTACGCCGTCTGCTTCAGGTCGGCGTCCTCCAGTACTATGAACGGGTCGCTGCCGCCAAGCTCCAGCACGAATTTCTTTAGGTCTTTGGATGCCAGCTCGGCCACCCGCTTTCCCGTGTTCACGCTGCCAGTGACTGAAACCGCGTCAATGTCGGCCTGCACCAGCGCCTCGCCGGCGCGATAGTCGCCAACGACCACCTGGAAAACGTTTTCCGGAAAGCCGGCGTCGGAAAACGCCTCCTGCAGTTTTAGCGAGCTTCCAAGGCAGACGCTAGAATGTTTCAGCACGCTGACGTTTCCGGCAGTCAGTGCCGGAACTGCAAACCTCATCACCTGCCAGAACGGAAAGTTCCAAGGCATTATGGATGCGACCACGCCCAGCGGCTCAAACGACACAAAGCTCTTGCGGAACTCTGTAGGCACTATCTGGTCGCGCAAAAACGCCTCTGCGTGCTCTGCGTAATAGTCGCACACCCACGCACACTTTTCAATTTCGGCAAGCGACTGGCGCACAGGCTTGCCCATCTCTTCTGTCACGATGTGGGCATACTCTTCACGGTTCTTGCGCATCACCCTTCCAAGCCTGCGCATGTGGTCTGCGCGCTCGCCAAGCTCGAGCTTTTTCCATCCAGAAAAGGCCTCCCTTGCCCGCCTCACTTTTTGCGCAACAACTTCTGCACTATCGTTTTCATAAGACGCAATTACCTTGCCGGTTGCCGGGTTTACCGTTTCTATTTTTTGCTGCTGCATATATGGCAGTACTACGCTCTGCGCGCTAATAAGCACTCGATAGAAAGGATTGTATCCCGCCGGCAGGATTTGCTCCAAAACGGCATGTCGCCGGTTTTGTTTGAGCCTGCGACTCTTCGGTTACTGCTACCTGTACGCCCGATAGGCTGCTACACGTGGTCAGCTCTGCTAGCCGACATCTACAGCCGAAAGCTCTACCAGGCTGAGCTACAGCGGGACAGTTCAGTTGGCTGCGAGAATGCTATATATTCTATTGGAGGTATCGGGCAACGTCAAGTGCAAAATACGAGATTATCCTGTCCGCGCCTGCCCTTCTCATTGCGGCAAGCGACGTTATCTTCCATTGCTCCTCGTCTATCCAGCCCATCATGCCGGCGGCCTTTATCATTGCATACTCGCCTGATACGTTCTGCACGGCAACCGGCACGGAAAACCGCTCCTTTGCGCGCCTGACAAGGTCAAGGTACGCAAGGCCCGGCTTGACCATCACCATGTCCGCGCCTTCCTCGATGTCGCCTGCTATTTCCCGTATCGCCTGCTTGGGGTTTGCAAACGACACCTGGTAGCCTGCCTTGTCAATCGCGCCATTTTTTTTTGCAAACGCTGCTGACCGGAACGGCGTGTACAGTGAAGAGGCGTGCTTGGCAGAGTACGAAAGTATCCTTGTCGCATAGTGGCCGTTTTTGTCAAGCGCGCTGCGTATTGCGCGCACCTGCCCGTCCATCATTGCAGAAGGCGCGACAATATCGGCGCCGGCCTCTGCGTGGCTCTGCGAAATCTCTGCAAGGACTTCAAGTGTAGAATCATTGTCTACCGTGCCGCTGTTGTTGCGTACAAGCCCGCAGTGTCCCGACAAATTGTACTGGCAGACGCAAACATCCGTTATCACGTCAAGCGACCTGCCAAACGCCGACTTGATCTCCCTCGTCGCACGCTGTACAACGCCGCTTCTGTCGGCCGCGGCCGAGCCGTCGCCGTCGCGGCTTTTTGGTATCCCAAAGACAATGATGGAGCGGATTCCTGCATCGAATATTTTCTGCACGCTCAAAACCGCGTCTTTAAAAGGCGATATGGATATGCCCGGCATGGCCGCTATCGAGCCGCCTCCCTCTTCTTGTTTTTCTGACACAAACACCGGGCAGATGAGGTGTTCGCGTTTTAGGCCTGCCAGAGAGAGCGTGTCTGCGTACGCGTGCGCCTGCATGTGTGGTCGTGTATTGCGCGCCGGCCTATGAATACGTTATCTATGTTGCGCACGTTTTTATGACAGCTTTCTGCATCATGGCAACAGGCAGGTGTGGGGGAGGATAGACCATAATGATGGAGGCGCAAAAGAGGCAGGAAACAATCACCAACAATGGCCTAGACTGGACCTACATACAGAGGCCGGCCTATGTCGACCTTGCGCAGCTTGGCGAGCGCTACCCCTCGTTCCACAAGCTCAACTTTGAGGACTGCCTTTCCAAGATCCAGCTGCCGAAAATAGACCGCTACGACGACCACATGTTCATCGTGCTGCATTTTCCAACTGCAGACAAGGAGCGGGGCTTTGTGTTTTCGCAGCTGTCAATATTTATCGGCGCAAATTTCGTAGTCACCGTCCACCAGGGCGACCTCAAGCCCCTTGAGGAACTGTTCAACATGTGCAAGGCAGACGAGAAGATGCGCCAGGCCATTATGGGCAGGTCCTCAGGCTTCCTCCTGCACAAGATAATAGACACGCTTGTAGACGACCTTCTGCACCTCCTCATGAAGGTGGTGGGTAACATCGAAGACATCGAGGACCTGGTGTTTGACGAGCGCATCTCTGTCTCCAGGCAGATAGCGCTTTTGCGCCGCGAAATAACGACGCTGCGCAGGATCGTCATCCACCTGCGCCGGACCGTGCTGGAGCTGACAAAGGACGTCCAGAGGTTCTCAAGCGAGGACCTTACCCCGTACTACAAGGACGTGCAGGACCACGTGGAAAAAGTGTACGAGGCACTTGAGGAGGCAAAGGAGACAGTCGAGATCTACAAGGACACCGACTATGTTCTGAGCACGGAAAAGACCAACAAGATCCTTGCTGCGCTGACAATAATATTCACGCTTTCAATCCCGGCGACCGTGGTAAGCGCGTTTTATGGCATGAACGTCAACATTCCCGGCGGCGTGCTGACGGGACCGTGGACGCAGCTGGGGCCCTACACCACGCTCATATTTACAATCGTGCTCTCGGCAGCTGCTGCCGGCGTCATGCTATTGTATTTCCGTAAAGAGGGATGGCTATAACCTTTTTCTATAATTTTTGTTTTTTTTGATCGGTAATATTGTAATTTTAATAATGACCGAAATCGAGTACAAAAATTCCTATTTTTGGAAGCAAAGGGTATATATTCTGGGTGTCTATCAGAGATGAAGGGTTGGCGACAGGAAAGGGGGAGGTAGTTACCGGGTACGTTTGCACCCCTCATGGCAAGCAGACGGCATCACTGGTAGAAGTGTGGAAAAAGAGCGCAAACATTGTCGACATGTATTTTGCAGCCGCGACGTTCTCTGACGAAAGCGTGCCGTACTTTCCGAACAAGGCAAACAACTATGTCCTTGCGTCGTTTGCGAGCATGGCCGGGGTTCTTGATGATATCCGCGGGGGCGGCATGGACAGGCTTGCCTTCATGTTCAGCCTGAACAGCCCGCTCTTTGACCGCATCGGCGACAAGCTGAACTATGTCTCGCTGTACTTTACAAAGTATTCTAGCGGCGACCCTGCGATAGCCGACCTTGCCAACGTCATCGCAAGGCGCGACAGGGTGAAAAAGGCAAGCCTGGCAGAGATGCAGCTTTTGACCGCCGAGCAACCGCGCTTTGCGTTTCCCTACTCCAAGAACCTCGTCATCCTGGAAGTGGAAGGTTCAGAGACGCACCAGACAGACCAAAAATACTGCGAGCGCACAAGGCGCGACGTGGCTAGAAAGGGAATACTGCTGAACAATCTGGTAAGTTTTTCTATTCTTGAAAAACTAAAATAATGTGCGCCAGCAGTCTGTGTAGTCGCCTTCCGCAATACCTAAAAGCGATAAATGCGATAATCAGGTGATGAAGTCGCGGATGGAAGATCTGGTCTGGGAATGCAGACAGGAAGACGACATGGACAAAAAAGTCAAGTTGTTCAACCGGATCCGCAAGCTGCTTCCGAACCCGCCAAAGATGCCCTCGATGGTCACTGACGACTACATCAATTCTGCTCTGGACGATATCTAACAATACAATAATAATAAAAAAGAAGAAGCAGCATCTTTTTTAAAAATCCAGTGCCTTGTTTAGAAAATCAAGATCGGACTTGTCAAAAAATGATATATGATGATCTTGCAAATTATTATACAATAATGCTTGTTCCCCATGGATTGTCAACGGCAACAAGCCACCGTCCGTCGGATTGCCTTTTCAACACATCTGTAGACGTTCCATTCATCGCTACACGCTTTTGCCATCCGGAGAAGTGCCCACCAATGTCCATCTTGAAATATACAGTGCAGTACCTCCTGCCTCGATCACTTGATCGGCTTCTCCCTTGAGCAAGGGCTTTAACGAAATGAACCCCTGAAGTGCTGCGCGAATCGCATCTCTTCCCCGAGCAATGTTTCCTGGCTGCGCGATGATGACTGCTTCCGGATCGTAAAGGCTCGATGCTGCATCGAGGTCGCCTTGGTTGATGGCTGCAATTAGATTTTTTATGGTTTCAAGTGGGTTTGGTTGTTGCTGCTCCATAGACGTACGCACACACAGCAAAAAAGACGGCGAAACTAATAAACCTGTACAGCTCCAAAGAAGTCAGTCCGTTTTCGTAACTTTATCATTCCTTGGATGTTTTAAAAAAAACAGTAGTGGTATTTGACAAGACTCGCTTGCTTGACAGAACCAAAAGAAAAAGAAGCTCAACGCTTAAATATGCTGGATCTTTTCAAAATTCCTGAATTATATTGAGCAAGCCGATGGAACTTGGCGCACTAAAGATTGGTTCATACATTATCATTGACGGCGAGCCGTGCAGGATCGTCTCGTACGACCACAGCAAGCCCGGCAAGCATGGATCGGCCAAGGCCAGGATAAACGCGGTCGGCGTCTTTGACGGCAACACTCACCCGTTCGTGGGTCCCGTGACTACAAGAGTCGAGGTGCCCCTGATAGACAAGCGCAACGGCCAGATAATTTCAAAGAACGGCGACACACTCCAGATAATGGACCTTGAGACGTTTGAAGTGTTCGAGACGTCGTCTGTAGAAGACGAGATAAAGGATAAGCTCCAGGACAACGTCAACGGGCGCGAAGTCGAGTACTGGAAGGTAATGGACAGGATAAAAATAGTCCGCGTAAAGGGCTAGTTAGCTGGATTCGCTAAGTTCATACGCCAGCAGAAAAGACATTATGTCTGGATGCTGATGACGTGAAGGAAGAGCCGTCTGATTTGTGACGAGGATTATGAGTCCTGAGGCATCCACTATTATTATTACTACTACTGCTGCATCATCCTTTTTGCGCGCGGGTTCACTATCGAGTCCAGCGCGTTTCCGATAAGCGCAAACGCAAGGCCCGTCAGGGCTATCATCAGGCCCGGCGGCACTATCCACCACCACAGGCCCCGGACAGCCGCGCCGGCAGAGTTGGCGTCGTGCAGTATCTGGCCCCACGTTGGTATCGACGGGTCGCCAAGTCCCAGAAATGAGAGCGCGGCCTCGCCGAGGATGGCGGTTGGCACCGCAATTGCAATGCTTGCAAACGTCAGGGGCAGAAGCTGCGGGATTATGTGGCGAAAGATTATCCGCGTGTCAGACTGGCCCATCAGTTTTGCGGCCTCGACGTACTGCAGGTTCTTTAGCTGGAGCGCAAGGCTCCTGCTTATCTTGGCCATGCCTACCCACCCAAAGATGACAAGGAAACCCGTTATGAGAAAAATGCTGCGCCCTATCGTGACGGAGAGTATGACGAGCAGCGGAAGCGTCGGCAGGGAGTAAAAGATGTCGTTTATACGCATCAGCCCCTCGTCTGTCCTCTTGCCCTTGTATCCGGCCACCACGCCGTATATCAGGCCGATGAGTATCGATGCTACGGACACCGTGAGGCCGATAAAGAGCGCCACCGGCGCGGCCCACAGGATGCCTGTTGCAAGGTCGCGGCGCAGCTCGTCGGTGCCCATCAGCCCGTACACCTTGCCTCCAAGTATGACGCCTGAATCCGTGACCGCGTCATCCTGTCCAAAGAGGTAGAACGTCTCGCGAATAACGTATGTGCCCTTTAGCACCTGGTTTTTCTGGCTGTCTGCAAATATCATCACCTGCGGCCTCGACGGGTCCTGCCTGTACGCAAAGTCGCCCGTATAGCTGCGCAGGTTCTCGGCTATCCCGCTGTCTGTGGAAAAGACCCTGCCTGAAAACTCGTTGTCGGCACTGCCCAAACTCTGGGATGCAGGCGGAAGCGGCGCAAAGTAGATCCGAAACTCCTTGCCGTCGGGCCTGAGCACGTCTGCCTGCAGAGCCGGCTGCGTGCTGCCGTATTTGGCAGAGTAGAGCAGCATAAAGTCGCTAGGATAGGAATCATAGTTGAAATTCACTGTGTAGGAATACGTCACCGTCCGGCTGCCGCCTTCGCCTAGAGCGGATGACACCTCTGCATTTCTTGCGTGCAGCACAAAGTGCTCCGGCACCTTTGGGCCAAAACCTATGTTTGTCCATGCTGGCGCTGCGGACTTTGGCAGGTCTATCCAAAAGTCGGGGTTGTTCCACTGCCGGTACGAGTCGAGCGGTATTGCGACTACAGAGTATATAGTCATCAGGATCAGGGCCAATAGTATGCCTATGCCTGCCAGGCCGCTCTTTGAGTGCCGAAACTCCAATAGTATCTGGGACCTTGAAATTGCAGCAGCGGCAGCCGCGGGTGATCTGCTACTCATCCGACCTTCACCCTCGGGTCAAAGTACGCGTAAACGATGTCGGTGACAAAGACGGTGATTACGAAAATGACCGTGGCAACGTAGGTGAGGCCGATTATTACCGGTATGTCGAGAAAGCCTATTGCGTCGTAGTAGAGCTTTCCCATGCCGGGCCAGTCAAACACCGCCTCGACGGTTATAGCCCCGCCAAAGGACCCTGCAAGGCTGAGCGCGATCACCGTGACTATGGGGGGAGCAGCGTTTTTCAGCGCGTGGGAATAGATTATCCTCTTTTCCGGCACCCCTGCCGCTCTTTTGGCAGCGATATAATCCTCTCCCAGTATGCCGACCACGAAATACCTCACGATGTATGCCCATGAGCCAAAGCCCACCGCGACTATGGTTATCAGCGGGAGCACCATGTGGTACAGCAAATCAGGCACGTACGCGGGGTCTGACGGCGAAGTAAGCGGGGTCGCCCGCGCCGGGAAAATGTGGTACGTAAATGCAAACGCAAAGATCATGAGTATCCCCACCCACCACGTGGGGAAACTTCCGCTAAACACCGCAAACGCCGAGTTGAGCCTGTCCAGCACCGAGCCGGACTTGTTGGCGACATAGGCGCCGAGGTACAGCCCTATCACGGTTATCACCAGGGTGGAAGTTGTGAAAAGGAGCACCGTCTTGGGCATCTTTTCCAGTATGATGTCCCGGACGCTTGAGGATCCGCTGTCGCTCGTGAAAAAGTTGGACCTGCCTAGGTCAAGCGTCATCACCTTCAGCACGGTGTTTGTGAACCTTTTGGGGGAGTACCACGGCTCGTCCAAGCCGAGCGTCTTTATCTGGAGCTGGACCCTGTCGTCGATGTACTTCTGCCGCTCCTGCGCGCTCTGGAATTTCAGATTCCCGTGGTTTACCTCGTCAACAATAGAAAACCTAGTCGCGTCGGTCAGTATTTTATCCATCGTTGGGCCAAGGAGCGCTATCGTAAGGACAAGCGTCGCAAACAGCACGATTAGCATGTTTGCCGAACGCCTTATCAGAAAGCGGCCAAAGCCTCCAACCAAATTTGCTCCACAGCTTTTTGGATTGCTTTCTATTAATGTCTG contains:
- a CDS encoding translation initiation factor IF-5A, which gives rise to MELGALKIGSYIIIDGEPCRIVSYDHSKPGKHGSAKARINAVGVFDGNTHPFVGPVTTRVEVPLIDKRNGQIISKNGDTLQIMDLETFEVFETSSVEDEIKDKLQDNVNGREVEYWKVMDRIKIVRVKG
- a CDS encoding NAD-dependent succinate-semialdehyde dehydrogenase gives rise to the protein MQQQKIETVNPATGKVIASYENDSAEVVAQKVRRAREAFSGWKKLELGERADHMRRLGRVMRKNREEYAHIVTEEMGKPVRQSLAEIEKCAWVCDYYAEHAEAFLRDQIVPTEFRKSFVSFEPLGVVASIMPWNFPFWQVMRFAVPALTAGNVSVLKHSSVCLGSSLKLQEAFSDAGFPENVFQVVVGDYRAGEALVQADIDAVSVTGSVNTGKRVAELASKDLKKFVLELGGSDPFIVLEDADLKQTAYMATQSRLLNTGQSCISAKRFIVVKSIAEKFTKLFVEDTQAEVLGDPLDPKTTIGPLVRDSQRQALARQVDDAKTKGGKVLVGGRPVAGEGYFYEPTIISNVDHEMNVLREEVFGPAAPIIVVEDEEQAVREANNSEFGLGASIWTNNIERGVKLARQIESGIVSVNEMVRSDPRLPFGGVKKSGIGRELSEFGIKEFVNIKSVVVKDIQSKLLVE
- a CDS encoding magnesium transporter CorA family protein: MMEAQKRQETITNNGLDWTYIQRPAYVDLAQLGERYPSFHKLNFEDCLSKIQLPKIDRYDDHMFIVLHFPTADKERGFVFSQLSIFIGANFVVTVHQGDLKPLEELFNMCKADEKMRQAIMGRSSGFLLHKIIDTLVDDLLHLLMKVVGNIEDIEDLVFDERISVSRQIALLRREITTLRRIVIHLRRTVLELTKDVQRFSSEDLTPYYKDVQDHVEKVYEALEEAKETVEIYKDTDYVLSTEKTNKILAALTIIFTLSIPATVVSAFYGMNVNIPGGVLTGPWTQLGPYTTLIFTIVLSAAAAGVMLLYFRKEGWL
- the hemB gene encoding porphobilinogen synthase; amino-acid sequence: MQAHAYADTLSLAGLKREHLICPVFVSEKQEEGGGSIAAMPGISISPFKDAVLSVQKIFDAGIRSIIVFGIPKSRDGDGSAAADRSGVVQRATREIKSAFGRSLDVITDVCVCQYNLSGHCGLVRNNSGTVDNDSTLEVLAEISQSHAEAGADIVAPSAMMDGQVRAIRSALDKNGHYATRILSYSAKHASSLYTPFRSAAFAKKNGAIDKAGYQVSFANPKQAIREIAGDIEEGADMVMVKPGLAYLDLVRRAKERFSVPVAVQNVSGEYAMIKAAGMMGWIDEEQWKITSLAAMRRAGADRIISYFALDVARYLQ
- a CDS encoding alcohol dehydrogenase produces the protein MKAARIIKTKEPLKVEDIATPKPSGEQVLVKVDSAGVCHSDLHLWEGGYAGPQGVFMKVEDRGVKFPLTPGHEVAGSIVEMGDKVTGYAKGEKVLVYPWIGDGVCPACKAGEENLCDAPRSLGVYQDGGYGEYALVPSYKYLVKLGNYDTAAAASLACSGLTAFTAVKKAAVKDGETLVIVGAGGLGLMAVQIAKAITGAKIAVVDIDDKKLDEAKKLGADIAVNSGKGDPVQGVKDATKGLGAEAVIDFVNNAKTAPNSFNMLRKRGKLVMVGLFGGSMELNLPLIPLRAFTLTGAYTGKYADLVELVEIAKKGKIQSVVSRRFKLDEVNTALEELKAGKILGRAVINP
- a CDS encoding YybH family protein, with the translated sequence MRTSMEQQQPNPLETIKNLIAAINQGDLDAASSLYDPEAVIIAQPGNIARGRDAIRAALQGFISLKPLLKGEADQVIEAGGTALYISRWTLVGTSPDGKSV
- a CDS encoding DUF488 domain-containing protein, which codes for MIRVARIYSFENDKSYRVLVDRLWPRGVNKSSVDLWLRDIAPSDALRRWFSHDPKKWDGFKERYFKELDERQELVKAILEKEKQGLVTLLFAAKDAEHNNAVALLEYLKRFNC
- a CDS encoding alpha/beta fold hydrolase, whose amino-acid sequence is MKKESYASIGHHVKVRYLEASIEKEEAASPISFPYDWAKNSKNANSTPPSSSAGRPKSGKQPPRHVLFIHGLGSSADRWLDIPDAMSLLGFHAVAIDLPGFGGSDRPLDTDYYTVENFAQAIAEFMHKIGIDDGKTSIVGHSLGGYIAAQLAIGHRDLVDKLVLIDSSGMLQGPTPLLREYLDAAMSPSRQSVRKVFEQLVADPARIPDVLVDGFIYRIQQPNAQLAFKSAYNNSTSTQIGIKRLKLIDQKNVPTLIVWGSEDRLIPPKYCQIFKEGTRNSLAVIVKDAGHAPFAEKPAVVCELLHDFLKPYNI
- a CDS encoding aspartate ammonia-lyase; this encodes MSYRIDKDSLGEVKVPSDAYYGPFASRAKEMYKVTGQRAHINLIRAFVMIKRSSALANKELKALDTKKADAIVKACDEILAGKLLDQFVVEAINSGAGTAFNMNSNEVIANRALEILGKKKGEYETVSPNDHVNMSQSSNDTFPTAMHVAILLNMEEADRSLSILINSLRKKAREFEDAIKIGRTHLMDAIPVTLGAEFEEYAYSLARAQKRMRESMDGLREVGLGGTAVGTGANTPKGYRELAIKHLSEVSKLKLKPSDNMFYSLQSKFDVANASSALRNVAIELTKMANDIRLMACGPVAGLAEVLIPAVHAGSSIMPGKVNPSLAECLNMVCFNIIGNDVSVGMAAQAGQFELNVMLPGMLKSMLDSTDMLKNFLPIFAENMIDGIKANREKLESYIEKSPVLVTLLNPYIGYLKAAEIYKEALKTNKSIRELVLEKKLMTKADLDKALSKESILGAG